From a single Phragmites australis chromosome 7, lpPhrAust1.1, whole genome shotgun sequence genomic region:
- the LOC133923915 gene encoding disease resistance protein RGA2-like: MDTAVVPSSVVVNHCALQLWASSVGLGGEVERLIAARRELSTVLTEAQGREIHNNALVLHLREAWQKASRAADLLSTLEYYRNEGEMEHDDDKLLHDIADQNMLFSTPGSDIKFSNNDIAEAAEDTTESSSIRNEDSSQPALQIIPYNASTMVVANTTSPVPHLEILDKNISREISEHVEECNRITMYVRKALELENLDNHIVQKYHSTRSDPRETSPCHTEPKVHGRDQERDFIISKLTGEESTRKSLSVLAITGHGGVGKTTLAKLVFNNSIVSKHFDILLWVYVSVHFDQVKIMRELLDTLCRDKHENIKKSMVQLQEKLEYMLKSKRVLLVMDDMWEDSKKEEWDELLNPLLTNDVNGNRVLVTTRKPSVATMIGASDLINLDGLNKDDFWCLFKECAFGDENYKGERRLEKIGKQIVEKLKGNPLAVKTLGKVLRRRFDVDYWRRVLDTSEWKYESDENDIMPALTISYKSLPVHLQQCFSYCAVFPKYYRYDKEHVVNMWIAQDFIYSPDMHRRLEDIGIEYFNDLVDAGFLETQSELSTLLIMHDLIHDLAQKVSSHESFTIEDNEPRDAPLLVRHVSVITEREYKTEINGTVHPNELFLREFSSSFRTLQRRSLSTLMLFGPHDSGFADTFRQELNEVRSVRVLKLEMVFFELDALIGNISAFINLRYLELGCFYEGPRLELPEAICRLYHLQVLDIKKNWGVNTVLPRGMSKLVNLRHFIAEKELHAKIAGIGKMVALQELKAFDVREASEFSISQLNGLNQLRGSISISSLYSVRRREEATEARLCDKVYITSLELSWYNLSGSLILPRTLPILEELLPPSGLINLRIVHYRHALPSWLSSNVHLTSLRSIHLVNCLHWETIPHPQQLPLLQEMHLINLSRVKKIEIGPLKILELRRLQNLRQCILFDKEQSYANLQILEVEGCPRLNEFLSQIFISSSTYQFHGLRRLQIHNDFILSTIPLLQLIVIDSLADIDLCGENTNFGGFRLKPFGVSNGFSLQIEGNQNIQKLDERLFTLDKLKDLRELEIRDYSIVTHQHRSWEGFQQLTSLKKFRMINCPAIFPTNLELFLPPSIEELEFRRCNITGIQLSQLLLNLRSLRSFKLDYCGGVASLPVGLFTDEQNQTAEGSWRIPPNCLRSMQSLQISFTRGKEDASSMMLFSSKRGLGNFVSLEKIVIENCLTLLSRMVSGGASHISPSSLVKLHLTGVQYSILHFSQVSSTVDLDVSGCPSLTCLNLDSCTALEKLSVSDCLLLRSLEGLQSCMALRDLSVRNCDLLHSLRASLSSLKTLAIEANKSLASLELHSCTALQKLCIEGCPGLASWEGLKFLSSLDYLRVKSSPGFTRSWVSAAAEVKSEHNFSLPLQELYTDDIGVLCVPICSQLTSLKTLFIDGGRGARHGHVDILSDNHVKGLLLLTSLRHLALEGFEHLQSLPAELKSLTSLKRLNIGNCGRITSLPVGGLPDSLKDLEIFHCSKELNAVCRGMLQVRKINLSIDGTDEE, encoded by the exons ATGGATACGGCGGTTGTTCCAAGCTCCGTAGTCGTCAACCACTGCGCGCTTCAGCTGTGGGCTTCCAGCGTTGGCTTGGGGGGCGAGGTGGAGCGGCTCATTGCTGCTCGCAGGGAACTCAGCACGGTGCTCACAGAGGCGCAGGGGAGGGAGATCCACAACAACGCCCTGGTGCTGCACCTTAGGGAAGCCTGGCAGAAGGCATCCCGCGCCGCCGACCTGCTGAGCACGCTGGAGTACTACCGCAACGAGGGGGAGATGGAGCATGACGACGATAAG CTGCTGCATGACATTGCCGACCAAAATATGCTTTTCTCCACGCCTGGAAGTGATATTAAgttttctaataatgatatagCTGAAGCTGCTGAAGACACTACAGAAAGTTCTTCTATCAGGAATGAAGATTCATCTCAACCCGCTCTTCAGATTATCCCATATAATGCCAGCACAATGGTCGTTGCTAACACTACTAGTCCAGTACCCCATCTTGAGATACTTGACAAGAATATCTCACGCGAGATAAGTGAACACGTTGAGGAATGCAACAGGATAACCATGTATGTGCGTAAGGCTCTCGAGCTTGAAAATCTGGATAACCATATTGTGCAGAAATACCATAGCACCAGGTCAGATCCTCGGGAGACGTCGCCTTGTCATACTGAACCCAAAGTTCATGGGAGGGACCAAGAGCGGGACTTCATAATAAGCAAGTTAACAGGTGAGGAATCTACTAGGAAAAGCCTCTCTGTCCTTGCCATCACTGGTCATGGAGGTGTCGGGAAGACTACTTTGGCTAAGCTGGTCTTCAACAACTCGATAGTGTCAAAGCATTTTGACATACTATTATGGGTTTATGTCTCTGTTCACTTTGATCAAGTAAAGATCATGCGTGAACTGTTGGATACATTGTGCAGGGACAAGCATGAAAACATCAAGAAATCTATGGTGCAACTCCAAGAGAAGCTTGAGTATATGCTGAAGTCGAAACGTGTGCTACTTGTTATGGATGACATGTGGGAGGATAGCAAAAAGGAAGAATGGGATGAGCTGCTAAACCCATTGCTCACCAATGACGTCAATGGAAATAGGGTTCTCGTCACCACTCGTAAACCATCTGTTGCGACAATGATAGGAGCTTCAGATCTCATTAACCTGGACGGTTTGAACAAGGATGACTTTTGGTGTTTGTTTAAAGAATGTGCCTTCGGAGATGAGAACTATAAGGGAGAGCGGAGACTGGAGAAAATCGGGAAGCAGATAGTTGAAAAGTTAAAGGGCAACCCTTTAGCAGTAAAGACTCTCGGCAAAGTATTGAGAAGGAGATTTGACGTTGATTACTGGAGAAGAGTTCTGGATACTAGTGAATGGAAATATGAAAGTGATGAGAACGATATCATGCCGGCTTTGACGATCAGCTACAAATCTCTACCGGTTCACCTCCAACAGTGCTTCTCGTACTGTGCTGTGTTTCCTAAGTATTATAGGTATGACAAAGAACATGTGGTCAATATGTGGATCGCGCAAGATTTCATATATTCTCCTGACATGCATAGACGACTGGAGGACATTGGAATTGAGTACTTCAATGATCTAGTCGATGCGGGTTTTTTGGAAACACAATCTGAACTTTCAACCCTACTCATCATGCATGATCTAATTCATGATCTGGCACAGAAGGTTTCATCtcatgaaagcttcaccatagAGGACAACGAGCCCAGGGATGCACCGCTGCTTGTCCGTCATGTCAGTGTAATCACAGAGCGGGAGTACAAGACAGAAATAAATGGTACCGTGCATCCTAATGAGCTTTTTCTTCGGGAGTTCTCCAGTTCCTTCCGCACATTGCAACGACGGAGCTTAAGCACATTGATGCTATTTGGGCCACATGACTCGGGTTTTGCCGACACATTTCGTCAAGAACTCAATGAGGTAAGGTCAGTCCGTGTGTTGAAGCTGGAGATGGTCTTCTTTGAGTTGGATGCACTAATAGGCAACATCTCAGCATTTATCAATCTTCGCTATCTAGAGCTGGGCTGCTTTTACGAGGGTCCCAGGTTGGAATTGCCTGAGGCTATCTGTAGGTTATATCACCTACAAGTCCTGGATATAAAGAAGAACTGGGGAGTTAACACAGTTTTACCGAGAGGAATGAGCAAGCTTGTTAACTTGCGTCATTTTATTGCTGAAAAGGAATTACATGCAAAAATAGCCGGCATCGGAAAGATGGTTGCCCTGCAAGAGCTCAAGGCATTTGATGTCAGGGAGGCAAGTGAGTTTAGCATATCGCAGTTGAATGGATTGAATCAGTTAAGAGGATCAATAAGCATTTCTAGTCTTTACAGCGTACGGCGGCGCGAAGAGGCTACCGAAGCAAGGCTCTGCGACAAGGTCTACATTACTAGTCTGGAATTGTCATGGTATAATTTATCTGGGTCTCTCATTCTGCCGCGTACTCTTCCTATCTTGGAGGAGCTTCTACCACCATCTGGCCTTATAAATTTGCGAATTGTACATTACAGACATGCTTTACCATCTTGGCTTAGCAGCAATGTCCATCTGACCTCATTACGGTCAATTCATCTGGTTAATTGCTTACACTGGGAAACAATTCCACATCCCCAGCAGTTGCCTCTTCTCCAGGAGATGCATTTGATTAACCTGTCTCGggttaaaaaaatagagattggTCCTCTCAAGATCCTGGAACTACGCAGGTTGCAAAATCTGAGGCAGTGCATACTTTTTGACAAGGAACAGTCATATGCTAATCTGCAAATCCTTGAAGTGGAAGGATGCCCTAGATTGAACGAGTTTCTATCGCAGATATTCATCTCATCCAGTACGTACCAGTTTCATGGTCTTCGCAGGCTTCAGATACACAATGACTTCATCCTCAGTACCATCCCGCTCCTTCAGCTCATAGTCATAGATTCTTTAGCAGATATAGATCTGTGTGGCGAAAACACAAATTTTGGGGGATTTCGACTAAAACCATTCGGCGTATCAAATGGGTTCAGTCTACAGATAGAAGGAAATCAAAATATTCAGAAGCTAGATGAAAGATTGTTCACATTGGACAAACTCAAGGATTTGCGGGAGCTTGAAATCAGGGATTATTCCATCGTGACACACCAACATCGATCATGGGAAGGCTTTCAACAGCTGACATCGTTGAAAAAGTTCAGAATGATCAATTGCCCAGCAATATTTCCTACCAACCTCGAGCTCTTTCTGCCTCCATCAATTGAAGAACTCGAGTTTAGAAGGTGCAACATTACAGGGATACAATTGTCACAACTCCTGCTGAACCTTCGTTCACTTAGGAGTTTCAAGTTAGACTATTGTGGAGGGGTAGCATCGTTACCTGTAGGGTTGTTTACAGATGAACAAAATCAAACAGCAGAAGGCTCATGGCGCATTCCTCCCAATTGCTTGAGGTCtatgcaaagtttgcaaatcTCTTTCACAAGAGGAAAAGAAGATGCGAGCTCAATGATGCTCTTTTCGAGCAAGCGAGGTCTGGGAAATTTTGTATCTCTTGAGAAAATAGTCATAGAAAATTGCCTTACTCTGCTATCTAGAATGGTTTCAGGAGGAGCATCCCACATATCTCCATCCTCTTTGGTGAAACTCCACTTGACTGGCGTCCAATACAGCATTCTGCACTTCTCACAAGTCTCTTCTACTGTGGATTTAGACGTCTCGGGATGCCCGTCTTTGACATGTCTCAACCTGGATTCTTGCACTGCACTAGAAAAGCTGTCTGTTAGTGATTGCCTTTTGCTACGGTCACTTGAAGGTTTACAATCATGTATGGCATTGCGGGATTTGAGCGTCCGCAACTGTGATTTACTGCATTCACTCAGAGCATCACTCAGCAGCCTGAAAACTCTGGCCATAGAGGCGAACAAAAGCTTAGCATCTCTGGAATTGCATTCGTGTACTGCACTGCAGAAACTATGCATTGAAGGCTGCCCTGGTTTGGCATCATGGGAAGGCCTGAAATTCCTCTCTAGTCTTGACTATTTGCGAGTTAAAAGCTCCCCAGGCTTCACAAGATCATGGGTATCAGCGGCTGCAGAAGTCAAAAGTGAGCACAACTTCTCGCTACCACTTCAAGAGCTCTATACTGATGACATTGGTGTTCTTTGTGTGCCCATATGCAGCCAGTTAACTTCTCTGAAAACACTATTTATCGATGGAGGTCGTGGTGCTCGACATGGCCATGTGGATATCTTGAGCGATAACCATGTGAAAGGGCTGCTACTTCTCACCTCCTTGAGACATCTTGCGTTGGAGGGCTTTGAGCATCTCCAGTCATTGCCCGCGGAACTTAAATCTCTTACATCACTCAAGAGACTAAATATAGGCAACTGTGGACGTATCACTTCCTTACCGGTGGGAGGTCTCCCAGATTCGCTTAAGGACCTGGAAATCTTTCATTGCAGCAAGGAGCTAAACGCAGTGTGCCGAGGGATGCTTCAAGTTCGAAAAATAAATTTGAGTATTGATGGAACCGATGAGGAATAA